A genomic window from Halomonas sp. LR3S48 includes:
- a CDS encoding peroxiredoxin, which produces MPISVGDKIPEVKIKTISPDGPVDITTNEIFSGKRVVLFGVPGAFTPGCSNTHMPGFVIKADKVLEKVDTLACMAVNDAFVMRAWQKDQNAEAILMLADGNAELTRALGMEKDSSAACMGIRCLRFALIAEDGVVSYVGIDTERGVVDKSSVDTVLTHL; this is translated from the coding sequence ATGCCCATCTCCGTAGGCGACAAGATCCCCGAGGTGAAGATCAAGACCATCAGCCCCGACGGCCCCGTAGACATCACCACTAACGAGATTTTCTCCGGCAAGCGGGTGGTGCTGTTCGGCGTACCGGGCGCCTTCACGCCCGGCTGTTCCAACACCCACATGCCCGGCTTCGTGATCAAGGCCGACAAGGTGCTGGAGAAGGTCGACACCCTGGCCTGCATGGCGGTCAACGACGCCTTCGTGATGCGCGCCTGGCAGAAGGACCAGAACGCCGAGGCGATCCTGATGCTGGCCGACGGCAACGCCGAGCTGACTCGTGCCCTGGGCATGGAGAAGGATTCCAGCGCTGCCTGCATGGGCATTCGCTGCCTGCGCTTCGCGCTGATCGCCGAGGATGGCGTGGTGTCATACGTCGGCATCGACACCGAACGCGGCGTGGTCGACAAAAGCAGCGTCGACACCGTACTCACTCACCTTTAG
- a CDS encoding GFA family protein, which yields MKDGMNARGSCLCGAVKVAVAVNKQNVGACHCDMCRTWGGGPLLALESVSDVEIEGEENITVYASSDWAERGFCRRCGTHLFYRLKNGNHYAVPVGLVDGGEAWNFDSQIFIDQKPAFYRFANETRDMTGQEVFDAYQGS from the coding sequence ATGAAAGACGGAATGAATGCACGCGGCAGCTGCCTGTGCGGCGCGGTGAAAGTCGCCGTGGCGGTCAACAAGCAGAACGTCGGCGCCTGCCACTGCGACATGTGCCGCACCTGGGGCGGCGGCCCGCTGCTGGCACTGGAGTCGGTCAGCGATGTCGAGATCGAAGGCGAGGAGAACATCACGGTCTATGCCTCTTCGGACTGGGCCGAACGCGGCTTCTGCCGGCGCTGCGGCACCCACCTCTTCTACCGCCTCAAGAACGGCAATCACTACGCCGTTCCGGTCGGCCTGGTCGACGGCGGCGAGGCGTGGAACTTCGATTCGCAGATCTTCATCGACCAGAAACCGGCGTTCTACCGCTTCGCCAACGAGACCCGCGACATGACCGGGCAGGAAGTCTTCGACGCCTATCAGGGCAGCTGA
- a CDS encoding histone deacetylase, with protein MAEPNSVIAFYDERTLSHQPDSDAPFLPGRIDRRVRELLSALKVPWVYPEHAGRLTAIHHLLELEPVPGVAFETGKAATREQLGRVHTSSYLDHVYDLRGQNAWLDVDTTAVSPGSVDAAEVAAGTTIAAVEAVIQGRSQSAFAVVRPPGHHAEPVRARGFCLFNNVAVAAAHARAELGCERVLIVDWDAHHANGTQDIFWADPNVMLFDIHRASPFYPGTGNLEDVGVGLGEGTTVNVPMPAGAGDQAYLKAFEEILVPAANWFQPDLILVSAGFDPHPFDLALNVSYEGFAVMTRMLQTLAHQHCDGRLVFVLEGGYHLLSLSRGVRTVLAVLAGGEAPTPGLIGVAEAQAAAAFHRQAFTSEDPDSPP; from the coding sequence GTGGCTGAGCCCAATAGCGTGATCGCCTTCTATGACGAGCGCACCCTGTCCCACCAGCCCGACTCCGATGCACCTTTTCTACCCGGCCGCATAGACCGACGAGTGCGCGAGCTGCTGTCGGCACTCAAGGTGCCCTGGGTCTATCCGGAACATGCCGGACGACTGACCGCCATTCATCACTTGCTGGAACTCGAACCGGTACCCGGCGTTGCCTTCGAAACGGGAAAGGCAGCCACCCGCGAGCAGCTGGGGCGCGTCCATACCAGTTCCTACCTGGACCATGTCTACGACCTGCGCGGCCAGAACGCCTGGCTCGACGTCGACACCACTGCCGTCTCTCCCGGCAGCGTCGACGCGGCGGAGGTCGCCGCCGGCACGACCATCGCCGCGGTGGAAGCCGTCATCCAGGGACGAAGCCAAAGCGCCTTCGCCGTGGTACGCCCCCCCGGCCACCACGCCGAACCCGTTCGTGCCCGTGGCTTCTGCCTGTTCAACAATGTGGCGGTGGCAGCGGCCCATGCCAGGGCCGAGCTTGGCTGCGAACGCGTATTGATCGTCGACTGGGACGCCCATCACGCCAACGGCACCCAGGACATCTTCTGGGCCGACCCCAACGTGATGCTCTTCGATATCCATCGTGCCTCTCCCTTCTATCCCGGCACGGGCAACCTCGAGGATGTCGGCGTGGGCCTCGGCGAGGGTACCACCGTCAATGTGCCCATGCCGGCAGGCGCCGGCGACCAGGCCTACCTCAAGGCCTTCGAGGAGATACTGGTCCCCGCGGCGAACTGGTTCCAGCCGGACCTGATTCTGGTCTCGGCCGGCTTCGACCCCCATCCGTTCGACCTTGCGCTCAACGTCTCCTATGAAGGCTTTGCCGTCATGACCCGCATGCTGCAGACGCTGGCCCACCAGCATTGCGATGGACGGCTGGTCTTCGTGCTGGAAGGCGGATATCACTTGCTCTCCCTGTCTCGCGGCGTGAGGACGGTGCTGGCGGTATTGGCCGGGGGAGAAGCCCCCACGCCCGGGCTCATCGGCGTTGCCGAAGCCCAGGCGGCGGCCGCCTTCCACCGTCAAGCGTTCACCTCGGAGGATCCCGACTCGCCACCTTGA
- a CDS encoding LysR family transcriptional regulator encodes MKPNIKQLRAFVAVAQSSSLAEASERIHLSQPAISIALRKLEEAVGGALFSRTARQLSLTPEGKVFLPVAIRLLNDWSEAFEDLEERFSKQRGKVTVAALPTLAAGLLPGIIATFHARYPRINISLHDVLAEQVSQLVREGRADLGLSVAPHDTEELSFEPVLVDRYVAVCPSGHPLLEQQSVRWSQLAGYPFIGISRLSSSRQDIDRIMAEVSAPLAILCDASQIATVGRMVAAGLGISVLPRLSFRQIATDGIDYRPLTAPDVERPLGIVMRHRHPLSAAAAALRVLIQEATLDSSS; translated from the coding sequence ATGAAACCCAACATCAAGCAGCTTCGTGCCTTCGTCGCCGTCGCCCAGTCGAGCAGCCTGGCCGAGGCCAGCGAGCGCATCCACCTTTCACAGCCGGCGATCTCCATCGCCCTGCGCAAGCTGGAGGAAGCCGTCGGCGGCGCGCTGTTCTCGCGTACCGCGCGCCAGCTCAGCCTGACCCCCGAGGGCAAGGTCTTCCTACCGGTGGCGATACGCCTGCTCAACGACTGGTCCGAAGCCTTCGAGGACCTCGAGGAGCGCTTCTCCAAGCAGCGCGGCAAGGTCACCGTGGCCGCCCTGCCCACCCTGGCGGCAGGGCTGCTGCCCGGTATCATCGCTACCTTTCACGCCCGCTACCCGCGCATCAATATTAGCCTGCACGACGTGCTCGCCGAGCAGGTCAGCCAACTGGTGCGCGAGGGTCGCGCCGACCTGGGGCTGTCGGTGGCCCCCCACGACACCGAGGAGCTCTCCTTCGAGCCGGTGCTGGTGGATCGCTACGTGGCGGTCTGCCCCAGCGGGCATCCGCTGCTCGAACAGCAGAGCGTGCGCTGGTCGCAGTTGGCCGGCTACCCCTTCATCGGTATCAGCCGTCTTTCCAGTTCGCGCCAGGACATCGACCGCATCATGGCCGAGGTCAGCGCACCGCTTGCGATTCTGTGCGACGCCAGCCAGATCGCCACCGTAGGGCGTATGGTGGCCGCCGGCCTCGGTATCAGCGTGCTGCCGCGGCTCAGCTTTCGCCAGATCGCCACCGACGGCATCGACTACCGGCCATTGACGGCTCCCGACGTCGAGCGCCCGCTGGGCATCGTCATGCGCCACCGCCATCCGCTCTCCGCCGCTGCCGCGGCGCTACGTGTGCTGATTCAGGAGGCAACACTGGATTCGAGCAGCTAG
- a CDS encoding TAXI family TRAP transporter solute-binding subunit, giving the protein MKPTTKTLLAAMASTALLSAAAVQAQERLLIGSTSSSSSHYGYFVAVNQIINNQVDGVSASVAETGATVDNLRRLSRSQIDMGLVTTNTGYHAYAGQHDFDGRPVDSRLLWVYTVAPQNVVIREDAGVSTLEELDGVRFNPGITGSATESTTEAVLEALGISPDYVRGSTTDVVDSIKDGRIMGYVKSGVGNKLDGSTMDIATFTPVNVLSLTGEQAETLRAEMPDLAVVDIPEGAGEGIPAYTTWAFGVAVHAHPDLDEETAYQIVKAVMENPEPQANAFSAVRDEDLAQMTLEVGTVPLHAGAARYFEEQGLEIPDALQPVE; this is encoded by the coding sequence ATGAAGCCAACCACGAAAACCCTGCTGGCCGCCATGGCTAGTACCGCCCTGCTTTCCGCCGCTGCCGTACAAGCCCAGGAGCGCCTGCTGATCGGCTCGACCTCCAGCTCATCGAGCCACTACGGCTACTTCGTCGCCGTCAACCAGATCATCAACAATCAGGTCGATGGCGTCAGCGCCTCGGTGGCGGAAACCGGCGCCACCGTCGATAACCTGCGCCGCCTGAGCCGTAGCCAGATCGACATGGGGCTGGTGACCACCAACACCGGCTACCACGCCTATGCGGGGCAGCACGACTTCGACGGCCGCCCGGTCGACAGCCGCCTGCTGTGGGTCTATACCGTGGCGCCCCAGAACGTGGTGATACGCGAGGATGCCGGCGTTTCCACTCTGGAGGAACTCGACGGCGTGCGCTTCAATCCGGGCATTACCGGCTCGGCTACCGAGAGCACCACCGAAGCGGTGCTCGAGGCACTCGGTATCTCACCCGACTACGTGCGTGGCTCGACTACCGACGTGGTCGATTCGATCAAGGACGGCCGCATCATGGGCTACGTGAAGTCCGGGGTCGGCAACAAGCTCGACGGCTCGACCATGGATATCGCCACCTTCACGCCGGTCAATGTGCTGTCGCTCACGGGCGAGCAGGCCGAGACCCTGCGTGCCGAGATGCCCGACCTGGCCGTGGTCGATATTCCCGAGGGTGCCGGCGAAGGCATCCCGGCCTATACCACCTGGGCCTTCGGCGTCGCCGTGCATGCCCACCCGGACCTCGACGAGGAGACCGCCTACCAGATCGTCAAGGCGGTGATGGAGAACCCCGAGCCCCAGGCCAATGCCTTCTCGGCGGTACGTGACGAGGACCTGGCACAGATGACCCTGGAGGTCGGCACCGTGCCGCTGCATGCCGGCGCGGCGCGTTACTTCGAAGAGCAGGGCCTGGAGATTCCCGACGCCCTGCAGCCCGTCGAGTAA
- a CDS encoding TRAP transporter permease, whose protein sequence is MRENLTKLLALALGGLILYTSATGPFESLIQRAIFLALVILLGLTLYPLGAGKRWRPLGLGVDLVLAVGTVLACGYVAMNHERILVELPWATPQDMLFTGVLVVTVLELSRRAIGAIFPLLVLAGLAYAWLGAAIPGPLGHRGFDLYFITETLYLGDLGVWGMLVGVAATTIAAFVLFGCLLLHTGGGQTFMDLALRISGRSPGGAAKVATVASGLFGMVSGSAVANVATTGNFTIPMMKRLKYPAPFASGVEAVASTGGQIAPPILGAAAFIMAEILGESYLRIALAALLPAILFYLGVFLTIHLVARRRNLQVVPDEELPSWPEVLRPERIVPILAALGGLFYGVLSGRSIQMAAFYGILMTVLTFVPFALLARRPLREFAGKLLSGLIDAGKGMVIIGVLLAGAQMLVAMIGMTGIGVTLASLIVNVGGESLFLVAFIVGGVCLILGMGIPTTAAYVLVASVLAPALTTIGVEPLIAHLFVFYFATLSVITPPVCVAVFVAAGIAGTNWLPAAGEAVRLAAAIYVIPFLLLIYPALAGFGSAVDILLASSQGVVFVVAFAALMSRVAMTGHRLMDVSGLVLVVGLALIPGWLTTAGALLVLVALFARRRQRLAADATREKTSNSHGMPAKETHP, encoded by the coding sequence ATGCGCGAGAACCTGACCAAGCTGCTGGCCCTCGCACTGGGCGGGCTGATCCTCTACACCTCGGCGACCGGCCCCTTCGAGAGCCTGATCCAGCGGGCCATCTTTCTCGCGCTGGTGATCCTGCTGGGGTTGACGCTCTATCCGCTGGGCGCGGGCAAGCGCTGGCGGCCGCTGGGGCTTGGCGTCGACCTGGTGCTGGCCGTCGGCACGGTGCTGGCCTGCGGCTACGTGGCGATGAATCATGAGCGGATTCTCGTCGAGCTGCCCTGGGCCACGCCGCAGGACATGCTGTTCACCGGCGTGCTGGTGGTGACGGTGCTGGAACTCTCCCGGCGCGCCATCGGCGCGATCTTCCCGCTGCTGGTGCTGGCGGGGCTGGCCTATGCCTGGCTAGGGGCGGCGATTCCCGGGCCGCTGGGGCATCGCGGCTTCGATCTCTACTTCATCACCGAGACGCTCTACCTGGGTGACCTGGGCGTGTGGGGCATGCTGGTCGGCGTAGCCGCCACTACCATCGCCGCCTTCGTGCTGTTCGGCTGCCTGCTGTTGCATACCGGTGGCGGCCAGACCTTCATGGACCTGGCGCTGCGCATCAGCGGCCGCTCGCCGGGTGGTGCCGCCAAGGTGGCTACCGTGGCCTCGGGGCTGTTCGGCATGGTCAGCGGCAGTGCCGTGGCCAACGTGGCCACTACCGGAAACTTCACCATCCCGATGATGAAGCGGCTCAAGTATCCGGCGCCCTTCGCCTCGGGGGTGGAGGCGGTGGCGTCCACCGGTGGCCAGATCGCGCCGCCGATCCTGGGTGCCGCGGCCTTCATCATGGCCGAGATCCTCGGCGAGAGTTACCTGCGCATCGCGCTCGCTGCGCTGCTGCCGGCGATTCTGTTCTATCTCGGCGTGTTCCTGACCATCCACCTGGTGGCGCGGCGTCGCAATCTGCAGGTGGTGCCCGATGAGGAGCTGCCGAGCTGGCCCGAGGTGCTGCGTCCGGAGCGGATCGTGCCGATCCTGGCGGCGCTGGGCGGGCTCTTCTACGGCGTGCTGTCGGGGCGTTCGATCCAGATGGCGGCCTTCTACGGCATCCTGATGACGGTGCTGACCTTCGTGCCCTTCGCCTTGCTGGCGCGCCGGCCGCTGCGTGAGTTCGCCGGCAAGCTGCTCTCGGGGCTGATCGATGCCGGCAAGGGCATGGTGATCATCGGCGTGCTGCTGGCCGGGGCGCAGATGCTGGTGGCGATGATCGGCATGACCGGCATCGGCGTGACCCTGGCCAGCCTGATCGTCAACGTTGGGGGAGAGTCGCTGTTCCTGGTGGCCTTCATCGTCGGCGGCGTGTGCCTGATCCTGGGCATGGGCATCCCCACCACGGCGGCCTACGTGCTGGTGGCCTCGGTATTGGCGCCGGCACTCACCACCATCGGCGTCGAGCCGCTGATCGCCCACCTGTTCGTGTTCTACTTCGCCACGCTCTCCGTCATTACGCCGCCGGTGTGCGTGGCGGTGTTCGTTGCGGCGGGCATCGCCGGTACCAACTGGCTGCCGGCGGCCGGCGAGGCGGTGCGCCTGGCGGCGGCGATCTACGTGATCCCCTTCCTGCTGCTGATCTACCCGGCCCTGGCGGGCTTCGGCAGTGCCGTCGATATCCTGCTGGCCAGCTCCCAGGGTGTGGTGTTCGTGGTCGCCTTCGCCGCGCTGATGTCGCGGGTGGCAATGACCGGCCACCGGCTGATGGATGTGTCCGGGCTCGTGCTGGTGGTGGGCCTGGCGCTGATTCCCGGTTGGCTGACCACGGCCGGCGCGCTGCTGGTGCTGGTGGCGCTCTTTGCCAGAAGGCGCCAGCGCCTGGCGGCGGACGCCACGCGCGAGAAGACATCGAATAGCCACGGCATGCCGGCCAAGGAGACCCACCCATGA
- a CDS encoding acyclic terpene utilization AtuA family protein, which yields MTFLLGSGAGFSGDRTDAAIPVVAELIRRGQPSALLFETLGERTLAAAHRAMRDDPQAGFEPLLEELLAAVLDDCLRHGIAILGNFGAANPEGACRVVAELAARTERGGARIGRVHGDDIRARLGELELQRWEAENRELPGEEALISANVYLGAAPLVEALGLGAEVVVSGRVADPALFLAPLVHHFGWAWDDWDRLAAGMMAGHLGECGAQVTGGYFADPGCKEVPGLARVGYPIIEVEEDGSLVVTKPAGTGGMVTERTVKEQLLYEVHDPANYLTPDVVVDLSSVRVEEIGPDRVAVTGIRGKPAPQRLKTTVCYEGGWQGEAEISYAGPNALARARLAAEVLRERLTFRAPPELRSRLDIVGHASVFDSDAGDLQRTMPASASGDYRLRLAVEHAERRWVERATQELLALYCAGPAGGGGVRRQFQRRVCTASYLAKRSDVEAFATLFDATLFETKMANERSAADVTR from the coding sequence ATGACCTTTCTGCTGGGAAGTGGGGCCGGCTTCTCCGGTGATCGTACCGATGCGGCAATTCCGGTGGTAGCCGAACTGATCCGCCGCGGCCAGCCCTCCGCCTTGCTCTTCGAGACCCTGGGCGAGCGCACCCTTGCGGCGGCCCACCGCGCCATGCGTGACGACCCGCAGGCGGGCTTCGAGCCTTTGTTAGAAGAACTGCTCGCGGCAGTGCTCGACGACTGCCTGCGCCACGGCATCGCCATCCTCGGCAACTTCGGTGCGGCCAACCCGGAGGGCGCCTGCCGTGTGGTGGCCGAGCTGGCCGCGCGCACCGAGCGGGGCGGGGCTAGAATCGGCCGGGTGCACGGCGACGACATCCGTGCACGCCTGGGCGAGCTGGAGCTGCAGCGCTGGGAGGCGGAGAACCGCGAGCTACCCGGCGAGGAGGCGCTGATCTCGGCCAACGTCTACCTCGGCGCGGCGCCTCTGGTCGAGGCGCTCGGGCTCGGTGCCGAGGTGGTGGTCAGCGGCCGGGTGGCCGACCCGGCGCTGTTCCTGGCCCCGCTGGTGCACCACTTCGGCTGGGCCTGGGACGACTGGGACCGACTGGCCGCCGGCATGATGGCCGGCCACCTGGGCGAGTGCGGTGCCCAGGTCACGGGAGGCTACTTCGCCGACCCCGGCTGCAAGGAGGTGCCGGGCCTGGCGCGGGTCGGCTACCCGATCATCGAGGTGGAGGAGGACGGCAGCCTGGTGGTGACCAAGCCCGCCGGTACCGGCGGCATGGTCACCGAGCGCACGGTCAAGGAGCAGTTGCTCTACGAAGTGCACGACCCGGCCAACTATCTGACCCCCGACGTGGTGGTGGACCTCTCCTCCGTGCGGGTCGAGGAGATCGGTCCCGACCGGGTGGCGGTAACCGGCATCCGCGGCAAGCCGGCTCCACAGCGGCTCAAGACCACTGTCTGCTACGAGGGTGGCTGGCAGGGCGAGGCGGAGATCTCCTACGCCGGACCCAACGCCCTGGCCCGTGCCCGGCTGGCCGCCGAGGTCCTGCGCGAGCGGCTGACCTTCCGTGCGCCGCCGGAGCTGCGCTCGCGGCTGGACATCGTCGGTCACGCCAGCGTGTTCGACAGCGATGCCGGCGACCTGCAGCGCACGATGCCGGCGAGCGCCAGCGGCGACTACCGCCTGCGCCTGGCCGTCGAGCACGCCGAACGGCGCTGGGTGGAGCGCGCTACCCAGGAACTGCTGGCGCTCTACTGCGCCGGCCCGGCCGGCGGCGGCGGGGTGCGTCGCCAGTTCCAGCGCCGCGTGTGCACCGCCTCCTACCTGGCCAAGCGTAGCGACGTGGAAGCCTTCGCCACCCTGTTCGATGCCACTCTTTTCGAGACGAAGATGGCCAACGAGAGGAGCGCCGCCGATGTCACCCGCTGA
- a CDS encoding MFS transporter encodes MEIRNKANRIRLLNLRTPQMRAFHFSWFAFHLCFFGWFGIAPLMAVVRDDLGLTKTQIGNTIIASVAITIVVRLVMGVLCDRIGPRKAYTWLLCLGSLPVMGIGLASSFETFFLARLAIGAIGASFVITQYHTSVMFAPNVVGTANATSAGWGNLGGGTTQILMPLIFSGILMLGVNEALGWRLAMLVPGVVLFFAGIAYYRFTQDAPDGNFSELRARGELPEANGEHGMGASFKTAAKDIRVWALFVVYAACFGVELTINNIAAIYFFDNFDLTLATAGIIAGLFGLMNIFARTLGGIFSDLFARNGGLKGRVRWLFIAMLCEGIALMFFSQMHVLTLAIGIMLVFSLFVQMAEGATFGVVPFINKKALGAVAGIVGAGGNAGAVAAGFLFRSETISYQQGLFYLGIAVIIASLCALVVRFSPEVEAEEAKAYTDAVGDDTGAGALSLR; translated from the coding sequence ATGGAAATTCGCAACAAGGCGAACCGCATTCGCCTCCTGAACCTGCGCACGCCCCAGATGCGCGCCTTCCACTTCTCCTGGTTCGCCTTCCACCTCTGCTTCTTCGGCTGGTTCGGCATCGCCCCGCTGATGGCCGTCGTGCGCGACGACCTGGGGCTGACCAAGACCCAGATCGGCAATACCATCATCGCCTCAGTGGCCATCACCATTGTGGTACGTCTGGTGATGGGCGTGCTCTGCGACCGCATCGGGCCGCGCAAGGCCTACACCTGGCTGCTGTGCCTGGGTTCGCTGCCGGTCATGGGCATCGGCCTGGCCTCGAGCTTCGAAACCTTCTTCCTGGCGCGCCTGGCCATCGGCGCCATCGGTGCCTCCTTCGTCATCACCCAGTACCACACCTCGGTGATGTTCGCGCCCAACGTGGTCGGCACCGCCAACGCCACCTCGGCCGGCTGGGGCAACCTGGGTGGCGGCACCACACAGATCCTGATGCCGCTGATCTTCTCCGGCATCCTGATGCTCGGCGTCAACGAGGCGCTCGGCTGGCGCCTGGCGATGCTGGTCCCAGGCGTGGTGCTGTTCTTCGCCGGTATCGCCTACTACCGCTTCACCCAGGATGCCCCCGACGGCAACTTCAGTGAGCTGCGCGCCCGCGGCGAACTCCCCGAAGCCAATGGCGAGCATGGCATGGGTGCCAGCTTCAAGACCGCAGCCAAGGATATCCGGGTGTGGGCCCTGTTCGTGGTGTATGCCGCCTGCTTCGGCGTCGAGCTGACCATCAACAACATTGCCGCCATCTACTTCTTCGACAACTTCGACCTGACGCTGGCCACCGCCGGCATCATTGCCGGCCTGTTCGGGTTGATGAACATCTTCGCCCGCACGCTGGGTGGCATTTTTTCCGACCTCTTCGCACGTAACGGCGGGCTCAAGGGCCGCGTGCGCTGGCTGTTCATCGCCATGCTCTGCGAAGGTATCGCGCTGATGTTCTTCTCGCAGATGCACGTGCTGACACTGGCCATCGGCATCATGCTGGTGTTCAGCCTGTTCGTGCAGATGGCCGAAGGCGCCACCTTCGGCGTGGTGCCCTTCATCAACAAGAAGGCGCTGGGAGCGGTAGCCGGCATCGTCGGGGCCGGCGGCAACGCCGGCGCCGTAGCGGCCGGTTTCTTGTTCCGCTCGGAGACGATCTCTTATCAGCAGGGGCTGTTCTATCTCGGCATCGCCGTGATCATCGCCTCGCTGTGTGCTCTGGTCGTGCGCTTCTCGCCCGAGGTCGAAGCCGAGGAAGCCAAGGCCTATACCGATGCGGTGGGCGATGATACCGGCGCCGGTGCGCTATCGCTGCGCTGA
- a CDS encoding murein L,D-transpeptidase catalytic domain family protein yields the protein MRFLPTLRLPLSTLATSLMVTLSSALSTVHAGDFLAQAGLSYPASAPLAQTLTRLAPAADPQVLQLAANALACAEPDAERLAVIDFSRPSTEPRLWVFDLSEERLMFEELVSHGRGSGDAEATLFSNTPESYQSSLGLFRTMNSYYGSNGYSLRLEGLENGVNDLAYQRAIVIHGADYVSESFIQKTGRLGRSHGCPAVRQEVTYPLIDSIKEDHYLFAYYPDPEWLENSAFLRCDQAPTQLAMH from the coding sequence ATGCGCTTTCTACCGACCTTGCGACTTCCGCTATCGACCCTGGCCACCTCCCTGATGGTCACTCTCTCCAGCGCCCTTTCCACCGTCCACGCCGGTGATTTCCTGGCCCAGGCAGGCCTCTCTTACCCGGCCTCCGCGCCGTTGGCCCAGACCCTGACTCGCCTCGCGCCGGCCGCCGACCCGCAGGTGCTGCAACTGGCCGCCAACGCCCTGGCCTGCGCCGAGCCCGATGCCGAGCGCTTGGCGGTAATCGACTTCTCGCGCCCTTCCACCGAGCCACGCCTGTGGGTCTTCGACCTGTCGGAGGAGCGGCTGATGTTCGAAGAGCTGGTCTCCCACGGCCGCGGCTCGGGCGATGCCGAGGCCACGCTGTTCTCCAACACCCCCGAAAGCTACCAGTCGAGCCTGGGCTTGTTCCGCACCATGAACAGCTACTACGGCAGCAACGGCTACTCGCTGCGACTGGAAGGGCTGGAAAACGGCGTCAACGACCTGGCCTACCAGCGCGCCATCGTGATCCACGGCGCCGACTACGTCAGCGAGTCCTTCATCCAGAAAACCGGCCGCCTGGGCCGTAGCCACGGCTGTCCGGCGGTACGCCAGGAAGTGACCTACCCGCTGATCGATAGTATCAAGGAGGACCACTATCTGTTCGCCTACTATCCCGACCCCGAGTGGCTGGAGAACTCCGCCTTCCTCAGGTGCGACCAGGCTCCCACGCAATTGGCCATGCACTGA